AAGCGTGAAAATCCCCTCCTCCCcgaggaggaggaacagagagccATTGCTAAGATCAAGATGTTGGGGAACATCAAATTCATTGGAGAACTTGGAAAGCTTGATCTTATTCATGAATCTATCCTTCATAAGTGCATCAAAACAGTAAGTATGGGAATTTAGGTTTAGATCAGTCGTTTGGTACGTCATCATTTGGGGGAAAGTCCCATTATAATTGCTTTGTGCCATTGGAGAATGTTGGTAGGCACGTTAAATACTTCAAATGACTAGCAGAACTTACTTAAATGCTATAAAGAGGTACTTAAAAGTATGCGGTGTGTTTTGTAAAGTACAGATAGAATTACCTACCTCTGTTAAAATTGCGTAATTTGGAAGGATTTCTTCTATACAGACCAAATAGTACTGTACTTAGTACTGTGTATGATGAGTGTGCTATCAGTGCAAACATAAGGAGAAGTGTTAAAAACTATAAACCAAGTAAGATTTTTGTCAACCTGTGGCATTTATTTCTTTGGTAgcttttggaaaagaagaagagagtcCAACTCAAAGATATGGGAGAGGATTTGGAGTGCCTCTGTCAGATAATGAGGACAGTGGGACCTAGATTAGACCATGAACGAGCTAAGGTATGTGTGTTGCTGACAAAAGTGGTATAAGTAGcttgtcttaattttatttaaatgaaatgatttgttTTTGTGATACAGGGGATTGTCTCATTCTTGATTATAAACCGAGAAGTCTTAACATACTTAAATGATAGTATTCATTTGCCATAGCACTTTTTGCTCATtaggtatttttctattttattagtcCTTAATGGATCAGTACTTTGCCCGAATGTGCTCCTTGATGTTAAGTAAGGAATTGCCAGCAAGGATTCGTTTCCTGCTGCAGGTAAAACTGGTTTAAATATGTTGACAAGCTGATTTCTTCTCTTTGGGAATATTAAAACTTActaaaactgtttttgaaattaaAGGATACCGTAGAGTTGCGAGAACACCATTGGGTTCCTCGCAAGGCTTTTCTTGACAATGGACCAAAGACGATCAATCAAATCCGTCAAGATGCAGTAAAAGTAAGATGctgatggttttttgttttgttttgttttgtttaattttttttttaattgagtggtTTTTAAGTTTATGAAACTGCAAGGATACTGTTAACATTTATTTGAGTGAGACTCCTTACTCTGGTGGAGCTTAATGTTTTTAGTTTCTTGTGTAATATGGGAAGAagttatatatagaaataacatAATTAGCACTTTAGTAGCCTAGAAGTTGTTTTTCTCAGTTATAAGGATTTTAGTTTTATGTGAAATAGTGTCTAGAATCAGGTGtttattcacttaatttttaaaggatctAGGAGTGTTTATTCCTGCTCCTATGGCTCAAGGGATGAGAAGTGACTTCTTTCTGGAGGGACCGTTCATGCCACCCAGGATGAAAATGGATAGGGACCCACTTGGAGGACTTGCTGATATGTTTGGACAAATGCCAGGTGATTGTGACTGAAATtggtttcaattaaaaaaaacaaaaacacttcaaCATTTTAACACTAGCAGAGTTGTAAAGAGTTGTTTGTTCGTCGATATGTATTTTAAGGTAGCGGAATTGGTACTGGTCCAGGAGTTATCCAGGATAGATTTTCACCCACCATGGGGCGTCATCGTTCGAATCAACTCTTCAATGGCCATGGGGGACACATCATGCCTCCCACACAATCGCAGTTTGGAGAGATGGGAGGCAAGTTCATGAAAAGCCAGGTAAGAAAACATTGAGAATGCTTAGATAACAAGTATTAACAGTAATGTATGTGATTtactgtttgcttttttaaaaatgaaaatattttagggttGTGTGTTTTTCTAAACCAAACTTATTATCTATGACAGTTCCTTAAAACTGGGTAAGATACTTTTATGATTGGTAAAATCACAGCACTTTATTTGACAGGCTAGATTTTTGTTCTTCCCTTGTTTCATCTTTTACTTCCTCTGGGCAAATTCAGTTTAAACTTTCCCTATGGCTTGGCTCATCCCTTTGGTACTTGATTACCATAATTTGTGGACCCCTTTTTATCTagactttctttctccctttctaaaataGGGGCTAAGCCAGCTCTACCATAACCAGAGTCAGGGACTCTTATCCCAGCTGCAAGGACAGTCGAAGGATATGCCACCTCGGTTTTCTAAGAAAGGACAGCTTAATGCAGATGAGGTACATTTGCCTGTGTTACTTATCTACCAAAGTTTGTCAAATCCGAAATTGATTGCCCGATGATTATAAATAAGACGCGTTATTAAGAGGACTTAATGCTGGAGTTCTtcaccttcttccttcttttctgtactacttttctttctttggatgTCCAGCGTCCTATGAGCGAAGATTATGAGATATGAGGGCAAGTCTCTTAAAAGTCTTCAgttagagcaaagaaaatggttGTCAAGACTTCGATTGTGATTTTCCTGTAAactaattttctgatttttaatatcttaGTGATGCTTCTCCTAGGAGAATTCTAGTACAAATACAAGATTTGTTAAACAATATCTTATTTTTGTGTGGATCAGATCTTTAGTTTTCTTGCCTGAAGTTACGTTAACATGGAGCAACTTTTTCAGCCATCAGTACTCAAAATTTCTGCCTTAGGTTCTAGATGTTTGTATATGCTGAATTAATTGTAGGATGTTGGATCTAATGTTTGCCAACTGCGTGTTGATTTGTTTTCAATTCTAGATTAGTCTGAGGCCTGCTCAGTCGTTCCTAATGAATAAAAATCAAGTGCCAAAGCTTCAGCCCCAGATAACTATGATTCCTCCTAGTGCACAACCACCACGCACTCAAACACCGCCTCTGGGACAGGTATGACTGCAATATGACAACATTTTCTTCTGATAGAGTactttctgaagatttttttggTGTCTTCCCTGTAACTTCAtgagtgtgtttttgtttttgttttttttaaacattcatacctgttttttggtttttttagacaCCTCAGCTTGGTCTCAAAACTAATCCACCACTTATCCAGGAAAAGCCTGCTAAGACCAGTAAAAAGCCACCACCATCAAAGGAAGAACTACTTAAACTAACTGTAAGTTTCAAATAATCACGTAGTCTAATTCATGGAAATGTATCTGAGATAGGAAAACACTAAAGATACTTGGATTATGTTCTTTTCAGGAAACTGTTGTGACTGAATATCTGaatagtgggaatgcaaatgaaGCTGTCAGTGGTGTCCGAGAAATGAGGGCTCCTAAACACTTTCTTCCTGAGATGTTAAGCAAAGTAATTATCCTGTCACTAGATAGAAGtgatgaagataaagaaaaagcaagttcTTTGATCAGTTTGCTCAAACAGGAGGGGATAGCCACGAGTGACAACTTTATGCAGGTACAACATTTGTCTGATTCTGTGAAGACTCTTTTGCATTCATATTTGAGAGCTGATAAACTGACTGTTATTATGTATTCCTCCTAAGGCTTTCCTGAATGTATTGGACCAGTGCCCCAAACTGGAGGTTGACATCCCCTTGGTGAAATCCTATTTAGCACAGTTTGCAGCTCGTGCCATCATTTCAGAGCTGGTGAGCATTTCAGAACTAGCTCAACCACTGGAAAGTGGCAcccattttcctctcttcttacTTTGTCTTCAGCAATTAGCTAAATTACAAGATCGAGAATGGTTAACAGAACTTTTTCAACAAAGCAAGGTCAATATGCAGAAAATGCTCCCAGGTAAGAGAATGctggggatttttttgtttttgttttgaatagtAAGTCTAGAGAGTCTTTAGTACCTTTAGTGGATTTATataaatcatcacactgtattGATTATCCTGTCCAGATAGTGATAAGCATTACCACAGGCTAGATGGCACCTTTTATAAAAAGTGATTATGATTTAATGGCTTTTCATTCGATCCAAATACtaagtgtttcctttgctgggttctttattcttttacattaATCTCCTACATGTGGGAAATAATTTATGCAGCTGTTCTCTAGACAGGCCAACTGGCTAAAATGAACTACCTGATGATGGAGATGGCTTTTGTCTCTTCAGAAATTGATCAGAATAAGGACCGCATGTTGGAGATTTTGGAAGGAAAGGGACTGAGTTTCTTATTCCCACTTCTCAAATTGGAGAAGGAACTGTTAAAGCAAATAAAGTTGGATCCATCCCCTCAAACcatatataaatggattaaagataACATCTCCCCCAAACTTCATGTAGATAAAGGATTTGTGAACATCTTAATGACTAGGTAAGATAAACTCCAGAGTTAATGCTTTATTGACTAGAAAAAAGTCTTTAGGGACTAAGAATTGTCTGTCTTGAGCTGGAGAATTTTGCTTTTGGCTTCTAACAAGATCTTTCTTTGCAGCTTCTTACAGTATATTTCTAGTGAAGTAAACCCACCCAGTGATGAGACAgattcttcctctgctccttccaaaGAACAGTTAGAGCAGGAAAAACAACTGCTGCTTTCTTTCAAGCCAGTAATGCAGAAATTCCTTCATGATCACGTTGATCTGCAAGTCAGTGCCCTGTATGCTCTGCAGGTGCACTGCTACCACAGCAACTTCCCCAAAGGTGAGTGCGGGGCTGGGGGCACGGTTGAGTGGGGGCCACGTCTCCCAACAGTGCACTAGATAATGGGATTGGGTGTTGTCTTGTAGGCATGTTACTCCGCTTTTTTGTTCACTTTTATGACATGGAAATTATTGAAGAAGAAGCTTTCTTGGCTTGGAAAGAAGATATAACCCAAGAATTTCCTGGGAAAGGCAAGGCTTTGTTCCAGGTAAATCTTCTGTTAGAGGCATTTTAGTCTGCTTTTTCAATTTACTTGGTATTTTGCATCCTCTGTTTTAAAGGCTCTTCATTAGTTTTATCTGTACCTCTCCTTCTGCACTGTTTGAAGCCTTTCATCGCTTCATGGCTTTACCTCATTGTGCTAACTGCCTACTTTAGCTTATGAAAGGGTCTGTGGTTTTCCAGGGGAGCAgcctttgagaaacactggtctcCACATTGTCTTTTTGTGAG
Above is a genomic segment from Halichoerus grypus chromosome 11, mHalGry1.hap1.1, whole genome shotgun sequence containing:
- the EIF4G2 gene encoding eukaryotic translation initiation factor 4 gamma 2, which codes for MALRTAVAVRRNRAWPCGSSPPLCADWWQAEVRRLIGRRRSHSGRLWWVRLPQSDKFSFRHASAPAASRSSMEVAAILGEGFSFLPTSSLPTPSINIILLKILRCQAAKVESAIAEGGASRFSASSGGGGSRGAPQHYPKTAGNSEFLGKTPGQNAQKWIPARSTRRDDNSAANNSANEKERHDAIFRKVRGILNKLTPEKFDKLCLELLNVGVESKLILKGVILLIVDKALEEPKYSSLYAQLCLRLAEDAPNFDGPAAEGQPGQKQSTTFRRLLISKLQDEFENRTRNVDVYDKRENPLLPEEEEQRAIAKIKMLGNIKFIGELGKLDLIHESILHKCIKTLLEKKKRVQLKDMGEDLECLCQIMRTVGPRLDHERAKSLMDQYFARMCSLMLSKELPARIRFLLQDTVELREHHWVPRKAFLDNGPKTINQIRQDAVKDLGVFIPAPMAQGMRSDFFLEGPFMPPRMKMDRDPLGGLADMFGQMPGSGIGTGPGVIQDRFSPTMGRHRSNQLFNGHGGHIMPPTQSQFGEMGGKFMKSQGLSQLYHNQSQGLLSQLQGQSKDMPPRFSKKGQLNADEISLRPAQSFLMNKNQVPKLQPQITMIPPSAQPPRTQTPPLGQTPQLGLKTNPPLIQEKPAKTSKKPPPSKEELLKLTETVVTEYLNSGNANEAVSGVREMRAPKHFLPEMLSKVIILSLDRSDEDKEKASSLISLLKQEGIATSDNFMQAFLNVLDQCPKLEVDIPLVKSYLAQFAARAIISELVSISELAQPLESGTHFPLFLLCLQQLAKLQDREWLTELFQQSKVNMQKMLPEIDQNKDRMLEILEGKGLSFLFPLLKLEKELLKQIKLDPSPQTIYKWIKDNISPKLHVDKGFVNILMTSFLQYISSEVNPPSDETDSSSAPSKEQLEQEKQLLLSFKPVMQKFLHDHVDLQVSALYALQVHCYHSNFPKGMLLRFFVHFYDMEIIEEEAFLAWKEDITQEFPGKGKALFQVNQWLTWLETAEEEESEEEAD